The Numida meleagris isolate 19003 breed g44 Domestic line chromosome 7, NumMel1.0, whole genome shotgun sequence genome contains a region encoding:
- the GFI1 gene encoding zinc finger protein Gfi-1 isoform X1 has translation MPRSFLVKSKKAHSYHQPRSADEDYSLRLETVLAQICADSKIPESAGLCRTVLPDPEPSQERFSPESHLTEAADGTSESAPSCEGSICDRVSEFGDFWRPPSPSVSPASEQSVCPSLDEAPPFSVPFKPYTWSSLGGSELRHLVQSYRPCPTLERTSALRLFCERGSEPTLYGAECSSSLGLYGDFGSPGSGLFERPPAAAPRLYTETQPGLQQEKGPGGLKVESDLLCRPLLISAGSYKCVKCSKVFSTPHGLEVHVRRSHSGTRPFACDMCGKTFGHAVSLEQHKAVHSQERSFDCKICGKSFKRSSTLSTHLLIHSDTRPYPCQYCGKRFHQKSDMKKHTFIHTGEKPHKCQVCGKAFSQSSNLITHSRKHTGFKPFGCDLCGKGFQRKVDLRRHRETQHGLK, from the exons ATGCCGAGGTCCTTCCTGGTGAAGAGCAAGAAGGCGCACAGCTACCACCAGCCCCGCTCCGCCGATGAGGACTACAGCCTGCGGCTGGAGACGGTGCTGGCCCAGATCTGCGCAG ACAGCAAGATCCCCGAGAGCGCGGGGCTGTGCCGCACCGTCCTGCCCGACCCGGAGCCGTCGCAGGAGCGCTTTTCCCCCGAGTCCCACCTCACCGAGGCTGCCGATGGCACCTCCGAGTCGGCGCCCAGCTGCGAGGGCAGCATCTGCGACAGGGTGTCCGAGTTCGGAGATTTCTGGAGACCGCCCTCGCCCTCCGTCTCGCCAG CCTCAGAGCAATCTGTGTGTCCATCCCTGGATGAAGCACCTCCCTTCTCGGTGCCCTTCAAACCATACACGTGGAGCAGCCTGGGGGGCTCCGAGCTGAGGCACCTCGTGCAAAGCTACCGGCCCTGCCCAACGCTGGAGCGAACTTCAGCCTTGAGGCTCTTCTGCGAGCGGGGCTCCGAGCCCACCCTCTATGGTGCAGAGTGTAGCTCTTCCCTTGGACTTTATGGTGATTTTGGCTCCCCAGGTTCAGGGCTGTTTGAGcgtcctccagcagcagcacccagactCTATACCGAGacacagcctgggctgcagcaggagaagggacCTGGTGGCCTCAAAGTGGAGTCAGACCTCTTGTGCCGCCCTTTGCTCATTAGTGCTGGCTCTTACAAGTGTGTCAAGTGCAGCAAG GTCTTCTCCACACCGCATGGCCTTGAGGTACATGTGCGCCGTTCACACAGCGGCACAAGGCCTTTTGCCTGTGACATGTGTGGCAAGACCTTCGGCCACGCAGTCAGCCTGGAGCAGCACAAGGCCGTGCACTCACAG GAACGCAGCTTTGATTGTAAGATCTGTGGAAAGAGTTTTAAGAGATCTTCTACTCTGTCCACCCACCTGCTTATCCACTCGGACACCCGGCCCTATCCGTGCCAGTACTGTGGGAAGCGGTTCCACCAGAAATCTGATATGAAGAAACACACCTTCATTCATACAG GTGAGAAACCTCACAAGTGTCAGGTGTGTGGAAAAGCCTTTAGTCAGAGCTCCAACCTCATCACTCACAGTCGGAAGCACACAGGATTCAAGCCCTTTGGCTGTGATCTGTGTGGCAAAGGCTTCCAAAGAAAGGTGGATTTACGGAGACACCGGGAGACACAGCATGGCCTCAAATGA
- the GFI1 gene encoding zinc finger protein Gfi-1 isoform X2 gives MPRSFLVKSKKAHSYHQPRSADEDYSLRLETVLAQICADSKIPESAGLCRTVLPDPEPSQERFSPESHLTEAADGTSESAPSCEGSICDRVSEFGDFWRPPSPSVSPASEQSVCPSLDEAPPFSVPFKPYTWSSLGGSELRHLVQSYRPCPTLERTSALRLFCERGSEPTLYGAECSSSLGLYGDFGSPGSGLFERPPAAAPRLYTETQPGLQQEKGPGGLKVESDLLCRPLLISAGSYKCVKCSKVFSTPHGLEVHVRRSHSGTRPFACDMCGKTFGHAVSLEQHKAVHSQERSFDCKICGKSFKRSSTLSTHLLIHSDTRPYPCQYCGKRFHQKSDMKKHTFIHTGRPQLNGFGLATSISLFHLHLN, from the exons ATGCCGAGGTCCTTCCTGGTGAAGAGCAAGAAGGCGCACAGCTACCACCAGCCCCGCTCCGCCGATGAGGACTACAGCCTGCGGCTGGAGACGGTGCTGGCCCAGATCTGCGCAG ACAGCAAGATCCCCGAGAGCGCGGGGCTGTGCCGCACCGTCCTGCCCGACCCGGAGCCGTCGCAGGAGCGCTTTTCCCCCGAGTCCCACCTCACCGAGGCTGCCGATGGCACCTCCGAGTCGGCGCCCAGCTGCGAGGGCAGCATCTGCGACAGGGTGTCCGAGTTCGGAGATTTCTGGAGACCGCCCTCGCCCTCCGTCTCGCCAG CCTCAGAGCAATCTGTGTGTCCATCCCTGGATGAAGCACCTCCCTTCTCGGTGCCCTTCAAACCATACACGTGGAGCAGCCTGGGGGGCTCCGAGCTGAGGCACCTCGTGCAAAGCTACCGGCCCTGCCCAACGCTGGAGCGAACTTCAGCCTTGAGGCTCTTCTGCGAGCGGGGCTCCGAGCCCACCCTCTATGGTGCAGAGTGTAGCTCTTCCCTTGGACTTTATGGTGATTTTGGCTCCCCAGGTTCAGGGCTGTTTGAGcgtcctccagcagcagcacccagactCTATACCGAGacacagcctgggctgcagcaggagaagggacCTGGTGGCCTCAAAGTGGAGTCAGACCTCTTGTGCCGCCCTTTGCTCATTAGTGCTGGCTCTTACAAGTGTGTCAAGTGCAGCAAG GTCTTCTCCACACCGCATGGCCTTGAGGTACATGTGCGCCGTTCACACAGCGGCACAAGGCCTTTTGCCTGTGACATGTGTGGCAAGACCTTCGGCCACGCAGTCAGCCTGGAGCAGCACAAGGCCGTGCACTCACAG GAACGCAGCTTTGATTGTAAGATCTGTGGAAAGAGTTTTAAGAGATCTTCTACTCTGTCCACCCACCTGCTTATCCACTCGGACACCCGGCCCTATCCGTGCCAGTACTGTGGGAAGCGGTTCCACCAGAAATCTGATATGAAGAAACACACCTTCATTCATACAG GCAGGCCGCAGCTCAATGGTTTTGGTTTAGCAACATCCATCAGTCTATTCCACTTGCACCTAAATTGA